GGCCAACAGCGCACCAACGGCTTGATCGCTCTTTTCGGCATGCTTGCGGTGGTTGAGAATATCGCCGTGATCGTCCCACGGTTGGCCGTTGCCGTAGTAAATCTGCACCATCCGCACACCGCGTTCGGTCAATCGTCGAGCAAGCAGACAGGCGTTGGCGAATTCGCCGGGACCGTACATGCGGCGGATGCGTTCCGGTTCCTTGGCGAGATCGAATCCGTCCATCGCTTCGGCCTGCATCCGATAGGCGATTTCCAGCGACTGAATCCGCGATTCCAACGTGCTATCATTCGCTCGCTGATCCAGGTGAATCTGATTGAACGCCTGGAGCAGATCGAGTTGATCGCGTTGCACGCTCAGATTCAGTGCCGGATTCTCCAAGTGACGAATCAACGTCTTGGGGTTGATATTCGCATTGTTGATGTGCGTGCCTTGGAACACGGCCGGCAGAAAGCTGTTGCCCCACAGTTGCGGCCCGACCACCGGCTTCCCCGGACAAAGCACCATAAACCCTGGCAGATTCTGGTTTTCCGTTCCCAATCCGTAGGTCAACCACGAACCCATGCTGGGGCGGATGGGCTGCATGTTCCCGGAATTCATGAACAGCAGGGCCCGTTCATGCGCCGGCGAATCGGTGACCATCGAGCGAATAACGCAGATATCATCGATTTGTCGTGCGATGTTGGGGAATAGGTCGCTGACCTCGATGCCCGCCTTCCCATATTTTTTAAAGGTGAACGGCGAT
This DNA window, taken from Tuwongella immobilis, encodes the following:
- a CDS encoding DUF1501 domain-containing protein, with the protein product MIESPTRRDVLQSIGAGFGMVGLAGVLGTAATPGSGFAGAANSSPLAVKPGHLPAKAKRVIFLFMNGGPSHVDTFDPKPMLTKYDGSAPPDSEAGRKKMKLMKSPFTFKKYGKAGIEVSDLFPNIARQIDDICVIRSMVTDSPAHERALLFMNSGNMQPIRPSMGSWLTYGLGTENQNLPGFMVLCPGKPVVGPQLWGNSFLPAVFQGTHINNANINPKTLIRHLENPALNLSVQRDQLDLLQAFNQIHLDQRANDSTLESRIQSLEIAYRMQAEAMDGFDLAKEPERIRRMYGPGEFANACLLARRLTERGVRMVQIYYGNGQPWDDHGDILNHRKHAEKSDQAVGALLADLKARGLLDETLVIWGGEFGRTPASQGAKGRDHHSRGFTMWLAGGGIKGGMVHGATDELGIDSVQDRVHVHDLHATILHLMGLDHERLTFRYSGRDFRLTDVHGHVVQEILA